A portion of the Paenibacillus hamazuiensis genome contains these proteins:
- a CDS encoding CBO0543 family protein yields the protein MRSWPKHPFLADKPAAKAHPIKGYVSTMIFASWVGTYLDLLLVEKQFYSFPFRLFPDLFKFNVLFTLFILPLGTFLFLYAVENLRPLQRFCLMLFISLAMAVVEQLSEQMGWFAHGAKWSHFYSFLGYTIFMWMILKYHRWMNK from the coding sequence TTGCGGTCATGGCCAAAACATCCATTTTTAGCTGATAAACCGGCAGCAAAAGCTCATCCGATAAAGGGATATGTCTCAACAATGATATTTGCCTCCTGGGTGGGAACATATTTGGATCTCCTGCTGGTGGAAAAACAATTTTACAGCTTTCCGTTCAGACTTTTCCCGGATCTTTTTAAATTTAACGTTTTATTTACTTTATTCATACTTCCTCTCGGTACGTTTCTCTTTCTTTATGCCGTAGAAAACTTGCGTCCCTTACAACGATTCTGCCTTATGCTTTTTATTTCCTTGGCAATGGCTGTAGTGGAACAGTTATCCGAACAAATGGGATGGTTCGCTCACGGAGCAAAATGGAGTCATTTTTATTCTTTTTTGGGCTATACGATCTTTATGTGGATGATATTGAAATACCACCGGTGGATGAACAAGTAA
- a CDS encoding DUF2515 domain-containing protein, whose translation MIDFIKEKIFAFKRSRFVHLRDIKKELKKKSEHAISDQIHPSSLALKDRKLVEQIQETTHRLNLNNVTRTSAYLSFYLRHPEIHWALLGHMVSRNGGWNMTDLKGDLISRLLSDQDQKEFFHFLERGNWLIFQDVYPQFMLYEESLKRKTSLFYLLPYFHVSTFMETIWNHFWKVGNRYLLAVALIINEQSYLEQRVIQNPYYQKNVLQTIEFKLQDVLSLNQIIFPHYRHMEATSPQATDIIGQTLRHFASIQDRIELGKRLYSIMFKDPDTLRRIVSWASDHPHTGSRKDYWPHLFNDVNESLPGAPYQRRTDHCRLRETAARIFSPSLRYAWGHVQHEQAERGDWFKDWKIIRYFVENNEQVNGEIHHAYCETLEKVELAVMAKTSIFS comes from the coding sequence ATGATTGATTTTATCAAGGAGAAAATATTCGCATTCAAGCGGAGCCGGTTCGTCCATTTAAGGGACATCAAAAAAGAACTTAAGAAGAAAAGCGAACATGCAATTTCCGATCAGATACATCCTTCCTCGCTGGCCCTGAAAGACCGCAAACTCGTTGAACAAATTCAAGAAACAACGCATCGGCTGAACTTGAACAATGTGACAAGAACAAGTGCGTATTTGAGCTTCTATCTCCGCCATCCGGAAATTCATTGGGCCTTGCTCGGGCATATGGTATCCAGAAACGGCGGCTGGAATATGACGGATTTAAAGGGCGATTTGATTTCCCGATTATTGTCCGATCAGGATCAAAAGGAATTTTTTCATTTTTTGGAGCGCGGCAACTGGTTGATTTTTCAGGATGTATATCCGCAATTTATGCTGTATGAAGAAAGTTTAAAAAGAAAGACGAGCCTTTTCTATCTTCTGCCTTATTTTCATGTTTCCACGTTTATGGAGACGATATGGAATCATTTCTGGAAGGTTGGAAACCGCTATCTTCTGGCCGTTGCCCTTATCATTAACGAACAGAGCTACCTGGAGCAAAGAGTGATTCAGAATCCTTATTACCAAAAAAACGTGCTGCAAACCATCGAATTTAAACTTCAGGATGTTTTAAGCCTTAATCAAATCATATTCCCCCACTACCGGCATATGGAAGCAACTTCTCCACAAGCTACCGACATTATAGGACAAACGCTTCGTCATTTCGCCTCGATTCAGGATCGCATCGAACTCGGGAAACGTTTATATTCCATTATGTTCAAAGACCCGGATACATTACGGCGGATTGTGAGCTGGGCCTCGGATCACCCTCATACGGGTTCCCGCAAAGATTACTGGCCGCATCTGTTTAACGATGTGAACGAATCGTTGCCGGGCGCGCCTTATCAGCGGCGAACGGATCATTGCCGTTTAAGAGAAACCGCGGCACGCATCTTCAGCCCGTCTTTACGTTATGCATGGGGCCACGTGCAGCACGAGCAAGCCGAGAGAGGCGATTGGTTTAAGGATTGGAAAATCATCCGCTATTTCGTGGAAAACAATGAACAAGTAAATGGAGAGATTCATCATGCCTACTGCGAAACATTGGAGAAAGTCGAACTTGCGGTCATGGCCAAAACATCCATTTTTAGCTGA
- a CDS encoding extracellular solute-binding protein — protein sequence MKKWMACTIAAALAVGAAGCGSGDGGKSAEAPKAGSDAPNTQQGPTKFSISMRTLNFDYVEKAANLNDDKWVKELEKKTNTDLDIRLVPHADFEKKMVQMFATGDIPDVVQAGAGTSGKELAGSVQAGIFLELNDLLKQYAPNLLKAIPQAAWDEVTLNGKIYAIPEFISQPSRRATWVREDLMKKAGITKDPKTVDEYLDMLRAFKKIGVEHPFMGRQDFKYADIFFGAYDVYPYLSQFEVVDGKVQPKFFDSENMQKALQTYKTMFDEGLINKEFATINPTNFKNIILSGKAGMWEMNAQELLQWETQLKQSVPDAKIKIIPSPVGPDGKGGGYLYSSGARAYFINSKIDKSKIPGILKFFDWQVTEEADKWFDLTLPIEPKTDAEVSEQRYLSGFLHMVKDDAYRKQILNATEPGKELVKTFETILPNEGRGGIEFDPVLAAMQKNTDIAPLSDTAPPVLIAHMVKMVYGKEPISDWPRAIEEWKSKGGNDVLKEANERFQSKSGYKLRGPEAQKWK from the coding sequence ATGAAAAAGTGGATGGCTTGTACAATCGCCGCTGCGCTCGCCGTAGGGGCGGCAGGCTGCGGCTCGGGGGACGGAGGCAAATCCGCAGAAGCGCCGAAAGCGGGAAGCGATGCACCGAATACGCAGCAGGGTCCCACGAAATTCAGCATCTCCATGCGCACGCTCAACTTCGATTATGTGGAAAAAGCCGCCAATTTGAACGACGACAAATGGGTCAAAGAGCTGGAGAAGAAGACGAACACGGACCTCGATATCCGTCTTGTTCCCCATGCCGATTTTGAGAAAAAAATGGTGCAAATGTTCGCGACCGGCGACATTCCCGATGTGGTGCAGGCCGGTGCGGGCACAAGCGGCAAGGAGCTGGCCGGCTCGGTGCAGGCGGGGATTTTTCTCGAGCTTAACGATCTGCTGAAGCAGTATGCGCCGAATTTGCTCAAGGCGATCCCGCAGGCGGCTTGGGATGAGGTGACGCTGAACGGCAAAATCTACGCGATCCCGGAGTTTATCTCGCAGCCTTCCCGCCGGGCGACATGGGTGCGCGAGGATTTAATGAAAAAGGCCGGCATCACGAAGGATCCGAAAACGGTCGATGAATATCTCGATATGCTGCGCGCGTTCAAAAAGATCGGCGTCGAGCATCCGTTTATGGGGCGCCAGGACTTCAAATACGCGGATATTTTCTTCGGCGCTTATGACGTTTATCCTTACCTCAGCCAGTTTGAAGTGGTGGACGGCAAGGTACAGCCGAAGTTTTTCGACAGCGAAAATATGCAGAAGGCGCTGCAAACGTACAAAACGATGTTTGACGAGGGCCTTATCAACAAGGAGTTTGCGACGATCAACCCGACCAACTTCAAGAACATCATTTTGTCGGGAAAAGCCGGCATGTGGGAGATGAACGCTCAGGAGCTGCTGCAGTGGGAAACCCAGCTTAAGCAATCGGTGCCTGACGCGAAAATCAAAATTATCCCGTCCCCGGTCGGACCCGACGGCAAAGGCGGCGGTTACTTGTATTCGTCCGGAGCGCGGGCATATTTCATCAACTCGAAGATCGACAAAAGCAAAATTCCGGGCATTTTGAAGTTTTTCGATTGGCAGGTGACGGAGGAAGCCGACAAGTGGTTCGATCTGACCTTGCCGATCGAGCCGAAAACCGACGCCGAAGTGTCGGAGCAGCGTTATTTGAGCGGGTTCCTGCATATGGTGAAAGACGACGCGTACCGCAAGCAAATTTTGAATGCGACCGAGCCGGGCAAAGAGCTGGTGAAGACGTTCGAAACGATTTTGCCGAATGAGGGCCGCGGGGGCATCGAATTCGATCCGGTGCTGGCGGCAATGCAGAAAAATACGGACATCGCTCCCTTGTCGGATACCGCGCCGCCTGTGCTGATCGCGCATATGGTCAAGATGGTGTACGGCAAGGAGCCGATTTCCGATTGGCCGAGGGCGATCGAAGAGTGGAAATCGAAGGGCGGAAACGACGTGCTGAAGGAAGCGAACGAACGTTTCCAAAGCAAAAGCGGCTACAAGCTGAGAGGTCCCGAAGCGCAAAAATGGAAATAA
- a CDS encoding amidohydrolase family protein: MYDLVFRNARLHGAPGLPAADIAVSGGTIVAVGSVPEGAGLREIDASGLMALPPFVESHIHLDTVLTAGDPSPNASGTLFEGIRLWQQRKRRLTREDVLQRAEKVIRRLAAGGVLHIRSQADISDPQLTALRALLELRERVKPQVNLQVIAFPQDGIVSCPDNRHRLEEALRLGADGIGAIPHCEHTREDGIASLRFAFELAEKYGSFIHVFCDELDDPHSRYLEAVAAMALASGLRERVTAAHASATGYYGEAYFQKLLGQLSASGIHIVCCPLIGSAMQGRFDGYPKGRGIARIKELWQAGVNVSVAHDDIRTPFYPLGSGSMLQAAHMAVHLAHMTGAEELEEAVRMVTVRAAKVLQIESRYGLETGKPASFVLLPAADTAELLSVQPPCRFVVSGGTVLAETSRPETVWREDFLG, encoded by the coding sequence ATGTACGATCTTGTATTCAGAAACGCCAGGCTGCACGGGGCCCCCGGCCTGCCTGCCGCCGATATCGCCGTCAGTGGCGGCACGATTGTCGCGGTAGGCTCCGTCCCGGAGGGTGCCGGCTTGCGCGAGATCGACGCGTCCGGACTTATGGCGCTGCCGCCGTTCGTCGAATCCCATATCCATCTGGATACGGTGCTTACGGCGGGCGACCCTTCCCCGAATGCGAGCGGCACGCTGTTCGAAGGCATTCGGCTGTGGCAGCAGCGGAAGCGCAGGCTGACCCGCGAGGATGTGCTGCAGCGGGCCGAAAAGGTGATCCGCCGCCTGGCGGCCGGCGGGGTGCTGCACATCCGCTCGCAGGCGGATATTTCCGACCCTCAGCTCACGGCGCTGCGGGCGCTGCTTGAGCTGCGGGAGCGGGTGAAGCCGCAAGTGAACCTGCAGGTAATCGCGTTCCCGCAGGACGGCATCGTCAGCTGCCCGGACAACCGGCACCGCCTGGAGGAAGCGCTGCGGCTCGGCGCCGACGGGATCGGCGCGATCCCGCACTGCGAGCATACGCGGGAGGACGGCATCGCCTCGCTGCGGTTTGCTTTTGAGCTTGCGGAGAAGTACGGCAGCTTTATCCATGTTTTTTGCGACGAGCTGGACGACCCGCACTCGCGGTACTTGGAGGCCGTTGCGGCAATGGCGCTGGCCTCCGGCCTGCGGGAACGGGTGACGGCCGCCCACGCGAGCGCGACGGGCTACTATGGCGAGGCTTATTTTCAGAAGCTGCTTGGACAGCTCTCCGCCTCCGGCATTCACATCGTCTGCTGTCCGCTGATAGGCAGCGCGATGCAGGGGCGCTTCGACGGCTATCCGAAAGGCCGCGGCATCGCACGGATCAAAGAGCTGTGGCAGGCGGGCGTGAACGTCAGCGTCGCGCACGACGACATCCGCACGCCGTTTTACCCGCTCGGCAGCGGCAGCATGCTCCAGGCCGCGCACATGGCCGTGCACCTCGCGCACATGACGGGCGCGGAGGAGCTCGAGGAGGCGGTGCGGATGGTAACGGTGCGGGCCGCGAAGGTGCTGCAAATCGAATCCCGCTACGGACTCGAAACGGGCAAGCCGGCCAGCTTCGTTTTGCTGCCGGCCGCCGACACCGCCGAGCTGCTCAGCGTGCAGCCGCCGTGCCGGTTTGTCGTCAGCGGCGGTACGGTTTTGGCGGAGACGAGCCGGCCCGAGACGGTGTGGCGGGAAGATTTTCTCGGGTAA